The Primulina eburnea isolate SZY01 chromosome 13, ASM2296580v1, whole genome shotgun sequence genome includes a region encoding these proteins:
- the LOC140809473 gene encoding protein disulfide-isomerase 5-2-like — translation MTPPSPPRRICSLLSLLILLFSLLLLISSSNCESENRFKLDGKVLELDDSNFDAAISSFDYVFVDFYAPWCGHCKRLAPELDKAAPVLAGLKKPIIVAKVDADKYRKLASKHEVDGYPTLKIYMHGVPTEYYGPRKSDLLVRHLSKFVAPDVAVLKSDSAIKEFVEEAGADFPIFIGFGLDESQIFNLAIKYKKKAWFSVAKYFSEDIMTNYDFDKVPALIATHPAHNEQSIFYGPFEETFLEDYIKQSLLPLVLPLNQDTLKSLKDDKRKIVLTILEDEGAEKSKELMKMLKAAASANRDLIFGYVGVKQWEDFVESFEVYKKTQLPKMVVWDGNEDYYSVIGSDSIHETDMGTQISRFLQGYREGNVIQKQISGPTFMGFLKSQLGATFVLILICLVLVIVVLLSMAKEEPLTVGTRDQVNDARSVALQPESRELRRTTDKED, via the exons ATGACTCCTCCTTCTCCTCCTCGGAGGATCTGCTCTCTTTTGTCActgttaatattattattttcattattgTTATTAATTTCTTCGTCCAATTGTGAATCGGAGAATCGGTTCAAGTTAGATGGCAAAGTGTTGGAACTGGATGACTCCAATTTTGACGCCGCGATCTCATCTTTCGATTATGTTTTCGTTGATTTCTATGCCCCTTGGTGTGGTCACTGCAAGCGCCTCGCCCCCGAG TTGGACAAAGCAGCCCCTGTTCTAGCTGGGTTGAAGAAACCCATAATTGTCGCAAAAGTTGATGCTGACAAATACAGAAAGCTTGCTTCGAAGCATGAAGTTGA TGGATATCCAACTCTAAAGATATACATGCATGGAGTTCCTACTGAATATTATGGACCAAGGAAATCTGATTTACTTGTTCGTCATCTGTCGAAATTTGTCGCCCCAGATGTCGCTGTTCTCAAGTCAGATTCTGCTATTAAAGAATTTGTTGAAGAAGCTGGGGCTGATTTTCCTATATTCATAGGATTTGGCTTAGATGAATCCCAGATATTTAATTTGGCAATTAAGTATAAGAAGAAAGCCTGGTTTTCAGTTGCCAAATATTTCTCGGAGGATATCATGACCAACTATGATTTTGATAAGGTGCCCGCTTTGATCGCAACTCATCCGGCGCACAATGAACAAAGCATTTTTTATGGACCATTTGAAG AGACATTCCTTGAAGATTACATAAAACAAAGTTTGCTCCCTCTAGTTCTGCCCCTGAATCAAGATACATTAAAGTCACTAAAAGATGATAAAAGGAAAATTGTTCTGACAATCTTGGAGGATGAAGGAGCTGAAAAATCCAAGGAATTAATGAAAATGCTAAAGGCTGCTGCCTCTGCCAATCGTGACTTAATATTTGGTTATGTTGGTGTCAAGCAGTGGGAAGATTTTGTTGAATCATTTGAGGTTTATAAGAAAACTCAGCTGCCAAAGATGGTTGTTTGGGATGGGAATGAGGACTATTATTCG GTCATCGGTTCTGATAGCATACACGAAACCGATATGGGCACCCAGATTTCAAGATTTCTCCAAGGATACCGAGAAGGAAATGTAATACAAAAGCAGATTTCTGGTCCAACATTCATGGGTTTCTTAAAGTCACAGCTCGGAGCCACCTTTGTCCTCATCCTGATTTGTTTAGTGCTGGTGATAGTGGTGCTCCTATCAATGGCCAAAGAGGAGCCTCTTACCGTTGGTACTCGAGATCAGGTTAATGATGCAAGAAGTGTTGCCTTGCAGCCGGAGTCGAGGGAACTGCGTAGAACTACTGACAAGGAGGACTGA